In Bacteroidetes bacterium GWF2_43_63, the genomic stretch GAATCCAGGGGTTTGTTTGGCTAAAAATTCAGTATTGACATCACTGGCCAATTTCAAAGGTTTTATGTGTACTCCGAAAATTTCATCGCGTTCATGCAAATCGGGGAGTTCGACATAAATAAGACGATCGAAACGTCCGGCGCGCATGAGGGCTTTATCGAGAATATCGGCGCGGTTGGTGGCTGCCAGAATAATCACACCGGCATTGGTTGAAAAGCCATCCATTTCGGTGAGCAACTGATTCAGCGTGTTTTCGCGCTCGTCGTTGGCTCCGGTAACATTCGCACGGCCACGGGCTCGCCCAATGGCATCGATTTCATCGATAAAAACAATGCAGGGAGCTTTTTCTTTGGCCTGGCGGAAAAGGTCGCGAACACGCGATGCACCAACGCCTACAAACATTTCAACAAAGTCGGATCCGCTGATTGAGAAGAACGGGACCTTGGCTTCGCCGGCCACAGCTTTGGCCAGCAATGTTTTTCCGGTACCCGGAGGGCCTACAAGGAGTACGCCTTTCGGTATTTTACCACCAAGACTGGTGTATTTTTTTGGGTTTTTCAGGAAATCAACTACTTCCACCACTTCGACTTTGGCTTCTTCGAGTCCGGCCACATCCTTGAATGTGATGGAGACCTGAGTATCCCTGTCGAACAACTGAGCTTTTGATTTTCCGACATTGAAAATCTGACCGCCGCCGCTGCCACGGTTCATCATGCGCATAAACAGGAACCAGATTCCTAACACAATGGCAATCGGCAAAATCCAGTTTACAAGGATAGTGCTGCCCCAGTTGGTACGTTCTTCAGGAACAACATTTACGTGACGGGTTTTTTCGAGTTCAGCAATTTGCTGCTGGTTTTTTCCCACAGTGTCTTTGGCAAAAATCCGGTCTTCGGCTATAGCCATTTGTGTCTGAAAACTTTCAGGCGACAGAAATTTCATGGTATAATGCGGTCCGAGATTGTCTTTGCCTTTGATAGCATCTTTGTAGCTGCTGTCGGAGGTAACAACGTCCTTCTTGATGTGGATTTCCGCAAATTCCTTATTGACGACCACAATTTTTTCGATGTGGTGTTTTGCCAGCATTTCGTTTTCGAATCGTTGCCACATGATTTCTTTGGGCTCCTGTGGCTCGGAACTAAAAAAGTACATTGCAAAGAATGCAATTGCCATTATGGCATAAATCCAATAGAAGTTGAATTTTTTCTTTGGACCTTGTAAAGGGTTTTCCTTGGGCTTATCTTTCATATTAAAGCTCTGTGATTCAGTTTGTTATACAGTTGTGATTTTTGCGTCGGCCCACAAATCCTCGAGCCGGAAAAATTCGCGCATGTCTTCTCTGAAAATGTGTGCCACGACATTACCGTAGTCCACCAATATCCATTCTGCATTGGCTAATCCTTCAACCTGAATTGGCTTGAAACCCTCTTCTTTCCTGAGTTCTCGAATGGAATTTTCGGCTATGCCCTGTGCCTGAACACCAGAAGTGCCATGACAGATGATGAAAAAATCGCAGACATTTTGTCCGGTCTCACGCATGTCGAGTACAAGAATATTCTGGGCTTTTTTCGACTTCAGTGCTTTTGTAAGTTTTGATACAAGCGGATCTTTAACAGTTTTTACCATTTAAACTTTGTAAATTTGTACAAAGTTAGTCAATTTGCCTTTACCTCAAACCGTTGGACACATCTCACCAAAAAATAATCATCATGAAAACCATATTTCACAGAAACGAGGTCGTCGAATCCACTAATCAGTGGGCTATGAGCCATATTAATGAAGTCTTAAATAATGAATTGCATATTTTTAGTGCTGCTTTTCAGTCGGCAGGACGTGGTCAGGGCGATCACACCTGGGAATCGGAATCGGGTGAAAATATTCTCATGAGCCTTTTGATGAAGAATCCTCCTGTAAAAGTGGCCGATCAGTTTTCGCTGAGTCAGGTTATTGCAGTGGCTGCTCACAATTATGTTTCAGCCGAATTGCCAGGTCAGGAAATCAGTATAAAATGGCCCAACGATATTATGGTCGATAGCCGCAAAATTGCCGGCATTCTCATCGAAAATTCGCTGAAAGGAAATGATATTTTAGCCACGGTGATTGGCATTGGTGTCAATGTGAACCAGATTCATTTTTCCGGTGATTTGCAGGCCGCTGTTTCACTTGAAATGATTGATGGCAAAAAACGCGATATAGAAACTGAAATCAATAAATTGACCGGTGCTTTTCTTACCAGTTATGAGAATTTCCTTGCGCTGGGTGCCGAAAAAACCTACTGGTCCTATGACGGACGCTTGTTTGGCATTGGCACCGAACAGAATTTTAAACTTGGCAACGATATTTTGAAATGCACCATACTTGGCTCTGAACACAACGGCCAGATGCGCCTGAAAATGCCCGATGGCAACGAAAAAAAATTCTATCACCACGAAATTGCCATGTGTTATAGGGAGGATTTGTTGATTTAAAGACGTTACACGTTACAATCGTTACACGTTACAATCGTTACAGACGTTACAGGGGTGACAATCGTGACAGAAGAAACAAGGTCAAGAACAAGGTCGAGGTCAAGAACAAGGTCGAGAACAAGGTCGAGGTCAAGAGGCGATGTCATCAAGAAAGCTGCGGAGCTCCATCAGTTGTGCCTCCGCCTCCGGAGTTTACTCCGCTGGAAGCGGAGGAGTAAATTCCAGCGCAAAATACATTAGCCGATTTATCACGTTTTACGTGATGGCAAGGCCTCGGGTAAAACGTGCGCAGCACCCGTAAAGGAGAGAAAGGTCAGGAACAAGGTTGAGAACAAGGTCAAGAACGAGATTGAGGTCAAGAACAAGGTCAAGAGGTTGATGGATTGTTGCGAAAAAATGAATTATCGGGCCACTTCATAAATATTCTGCTTCATTTTCCCAAC encodes the following:
- a CDS encoding ribosome silencing factor, giving the protein MVKTVKDPLVSKLTKALKSKKAQNILVLDMRETGQNVCDFFIICHGTSGVQAQGIAENSIRELRKEEGFKPIQVEGLANAEWILVDYGNVVAHIFREDMREFFRLEDLWADAKITTV
- a CDS encoding biotin--[acetyl-CoA-carboxylase] ligase, coding for MDTSHQKIIIMKTIFHRNEVVESTNQWAMSHINEVLNNELHIFSAAFQSAGRGQGDHTWESESGENILMSLLMKNPPVKVADQFSLSQVIAVAAHNYVSAELPGQEISIKWPNDIMVDSRKIAGILIENSLKGNDILATVIGIGVNVNQIHFSGDLQAAVSLEMIDGKKRDIETEINKLTGAFLTSYENFLALGAEKTYWSYDGRLFGIGTEQNFKLGNDILKCTILGSEHNGQMRLKMPDGNEKKFYHHEIAMCYREDLLI